A single genomic interval of Flavobacterium sp. N2820 harbors:
- the tgt gene encoding tRNA guanosine(34) transglycosylase Tgt, translated as MKFDLITKDPNSKARAGKITTDHGVIETPIFMPVGTVASVKGVHQRELREDINPDIILGNTYHLYLRPQTKILEAAGGLHKFMNWDRNILTDSGGYQVYSLSSNRKIKEEGVKFKSHIDGSYHFFSPENVMEIQRTIGADIIMAFDECTPYPCDYRYAKRSMHMTHRWLDRCINHLEKLPFKYGYEQTFFPIVQGSTYKDLREQSAEYIANAGAQGNAIGGLSVGEPAEEMYAMTEIVTAILPEDKPRYLMGVGTPINILENIALGIDMFDCVMPTRNARNGMLFTAHGTMNMKNKKWEADFSPIDEMGHTWVDTEYSKAYLRHLFAADEFLGKQIATIHNLGFYMWLVREARRQIIAGTFRAWKDKMVVQMSQRL; from the coding sequence ATGAAGTTTGATTTAATTACCAAAGACCCAAATAGTAAAGCCAGAGCTGGAAAAATAACAACCGATCATGGTGTTATTGAAACCCCAATTTTTATGCCCGTAGGAACGGTTGCTTCTGTAAAAGGAGTACACCAACGAGAGCTTAGAGAAGATATTAATCCCGATATTATTTTAGGAAACACCTATCATTTATATTTAAGACCTCAAACTAAAATTTTAGAAGCCGCTGGAGGTTTGCATAAATTTATGAATTGGGACAGAAATATCTTAACCGATTCTGGTGGCTATCAAGTGTATTCACTTTCTTCAAATAGAAAAATTAAAGAAGAAGGGGTTAAATTCAAATCGCACATTGACGGTTCGTATCATTTCTTTTCACCAGAAAATGTAATGGAAATTCAACGTACTATTGGTGCTGATATTATCATGGCTTTTGACGAATGTACGCCTTATCCTTGTGATTATCGTTATGCAAAACGTTCAATGCATATGACACACCGTTGGTTGGATAGATGTATCAATCATTTAGAAAAATTACCATTTAAATACGGTTACGAACAAACGTTTTTTCCAATTGTTCAAGGAAGTACTTATAAAGATTTGAGAGAACAATCGGCTGAATATATTGCAAATGCAGGCGCTCAAGGTAATGCTATTGGCGGACTTTCAGTAGGAGAACCAGCTGAAGAAATGTACGCAATGACCGAAATTGTTACTGCAATTCTTCCAGAAGACAAACCAAGGTATTTAATGGGTGTGGGAACGCCAATCAATATTTTAGAAAACATTGCCTTAGGAATTGATATGTTTGATTGTGTGATGCCAACGCGTAACGCCAGAAATGGAATGTTGTTCACTGCTCACGGCACCATGAATATGAAAAACAAAAAGTGGGAAGCCGATTTTTCGCCAATTGACGAAATGGGGCACACTTGGGTAGATACCGAATATTCGAAAGCGTATCTTAGACACTTATTTGCTGCAGATGAATTTTTAGGAAAACAAATTGCAACCATTCATAACTTAGGTTTTTACATGTGGTTAGTGCGCGAAGCAAGAAGACAAATTATTGCCGGAACATTTAGAGCATGGAAAGATAAAATGGTGGTTCAAATGAGTCAACGATTATAA
- a CDS encoding LptF/LptG family permease, which translates to MKIIDKYILKRYLVTFSVMLIMFIPIGITIDVSEKVNKMIEKKIPLADILVYYGDFTVYFANLLFPIFLFLSIIWFTSKLANNTEIIAILSSGISFTRFLRPFIYGAVIVSIFALLMGFFLVPKASKGFNDFRYENLKNNSKTRETSDVFRQIKKEGKVEENIYVSNYNYLSQTGFNFTYERFKDNLLIEKVNANRIRYDEKTKKYTLYNYNKRIVGPMNDQILSKDKIDVAYNFEPDDLTPVIYVAETMTIGQLNTFINKERARGNGNINTYLVVFYKKFSLPISAFILTIIAVAVSSMKRRGGMGINLAIGIVIAFVFIFFDKVFGTLAEKSSIPPFIAVWLPNFVFGILAYYLLRNAKR; encoded by the coding sequence ATGAAAATAATAGATAAATACATATTAAAACGCTACTTAGTTACCTTTTCGGTGATGTTGATCATGTTTATTCCTATTGGAATTACGATTGACGTTTCGGAAAAAGTAAACAAAATGATCGAAAAGAAAATTCCGTTAGCCGATATCTTGGTGTATTATGGGGATTTTACCGTGTATTTTGCCAATCTATTATTTCCTATTTTTCTGTTTTTATCTATTATTTGGTTCACTTCAAAATTAGCCAATAATACCGAAATTATTGCCATTTTGAGTTCTGGAATTTCGTTTACTAGATTTCTTAGACCGTTTATTTATGGTGCAGTAATTGTTTCGATTTTTGCTTTATTAATGGGATTTTTTTTAGTGCCAAAAGCAAGTAAAGGCTTTAATGATTTTAGATATGAAAATTTAAAAAATAATTCTAAAACTAGAGAAACAAGTGATGTTTTTAGACAAATCAAAAAAGAAGGTAAGGTAGAAGAAAACATTTATGTGAGTAATTATAATTATTTGTCTCAAACGGGTTTTAATTTCACTTACGAACGCTTTAAGGATAATCTTTTGATCGAAAAAGTGAATGCAAACCGAATTCGTTATGATGAAAAAACAAAAAAATATACCTTATATAATTATAACAAAAGAATAGTTGGACCCATGAATGACCAAATTCTGTCCAAAGATAAAATCGATGTTGCTTATAATTTTGAGCCTGATGATTTAACACCTGTAATTTATGTAGCAGAAACAATGACAATTGGTCAATTAAATACCTTTATTAATAAAGAAAGAGCCAGAGGAAACGGAAATATCAATACCTATTTAGTGGTTTTCTATAAAAAATTTAGTTTACCTATTTCTGCTTTTATCTTAACAATTATTGCTGTTGCAGTTTCTTCCATGAAAAGAAGAGGAGGAATGGGGATTAACTTAGCCATTGGAATTGTAATCGCATTTGTATTCATCTTTTTTGATAAAGTATTTGGAACTTTGGCTGAAAAATCTAGTATTCCGCCTTTTATTGCGGTGTGGTTGCCTAATTTTGTATTCGGAATATTAGCTTATTACTTACTTCGCAATGCAAAACGATAA
- a CDS encoding DMT family transporter: MQNDNLKSYLHLHVIVFIWGFTAVLGKLISLEALDLVWYRMLFASVIMTFVVLINKERIKVPFNVLVGFIVSGIIIALHWLTFYQAIKVSNVSITLACLSTGAFFASILEPIFYKRKIIWYEVLFGLIVIFGLGIIFKVETQYTTGIYLAVTSAFLSALFSVINGKYAKEYSPNVISVYELSSGFLFLSIYLFFADSFTPAFFALSSNDLLWLFLLSSICTAYAFSASVKVMKFLSPFTVMLTINLEPIYGIILVLLIFPENEKMSPMFYIGAIIILATVIANGIVKSRKKLPTN, encoded by the coding sequence ATGCAAAACGATAATTTAAAAAGCTATTTACATCTTCATGTAATTGTATTTATTTGGGGATTTACGGCGGTCTTAGGCAAACTAATTTCGCTTGAAGCCTTGGATTTGGTTTGGTATCGTATGCTGTTTGCATCGGTAATTATGACCTTTGTTGTACTGATTAACAAAGAAAGAATTAAAGTGCCTTTCAATGTTTTAGTGGGTTTTATTGTTTCCGGAATTATTATTGCGTTGCATTGGCTCACATTTTATCAAGCTATTAAAGTTTCAAATGTATCTATAACACTAGCGTGTTTGTCAACTGGAGCCTTTTTTGCATCCATTTTAGAACCTATTTTTTACAAACGCAAAATCATTTGGTACGAAGTACTTTTCGGTTTAATTGTTATTTTTGGATTAGGTATTATTTTTAAAGTAGAAACTCAATATACCACCGGAATATATTTGGCTGTAACTTCAGCGTTCTTATCGGCACTTTTTTCGGTAATCAATGGAAAATACGCTAAAGAATATAGTCCAAATGTGATTTCTGTATATGAATTGTCCAGTGGCTTTTTATTCTTAAGCATTTACTTGTTTTTTGCGGATAGTTTCACTCCTGCATTCTTTGCACTTTCGTCAAATGATTTGTTGTGGTTGTTTTTATTGTCTTCAATTTGCACGGCTTATGCTTTTTCGGCCTCCGTCAAAGTAATGAAGTTTTTGAGCCCATTTACAGTTATGTTAACCATCAATTTAGAACCTATTTATGGTATCATTTTAGTGCTTCTAATTTTTCCAGAAAACGAAAAAATGTCGCCTATGTTTTATATAGGTGCAATCATAATTTTAGCGACTGTTATTGCAAATGGAATTGTAAAAAGTCGTAAAAAGTTACCAACAAATTAA
- a CDS encoding acetyl-CoA carboxylase carboxyltransferase subunit alpha produces the protein MEYLDFELPIKELEDQLDKCQIIGQESDVDVSNTCKQIEKKLEETKKKIYKNLSAWQRVQLSRHPNRPYTLEHITNLTKGTFLELFGDRNFKDDKAMIGGLGQIDGQSFMIIGQQKGVNTKMRQYRNFGMANPEGYRKALRLMKMAEKFNIPVLTLIDTPGAYPGLEAEERGQGEAIARNIFEMARLKTPIISVIIGEGASGGALGIGVGDRVYMLENTWYSVISPESCSSILWRSWEYKEQAAEALKLTSYDMKKQKLIDDIIPEPLGGAHYDKETTFKTVEQYITKAYNELKDLSTKDLVLQRMDKYSKMGEFKE, from the coding sequence ATGGAATATTTAGATTTTGAATTACCAATTAAAGAGCTTGAAGACCAATTAGATAAATGCCAAATTATAGGTCAAGAGTCCGATGTAGATGTGTCAAACACCTGCAAGCAAATTGAAAAAAAATTAGAAGAAACCAAGAAAAAAATATACAAAAACCTTTCTGCTTGGCAACGTGTTCAACTTTCAAGACACCCAAACCGTCCATACACTTTAGAACATATTACAAATTTAACTAAAGGAACTTTTTTAGAACTTTTTGGCGACAGAAATTTCAAAGATGATAAGGCCATGATTGGTGGTCTAGGTCAAATAGATGGACAATCGTTCATGATTATTGGACAGCAAAAAGGAGTGAATACAAAAATGCGCCAATACAGAAATTTTGGTATGGCAAATCCTGAAGGATATCGAAAAGCATTGCGTTTAATGAAAATGGCAGAAAAATTCAATATTCCTGTGCTAACTTTGATTGATACGCCTGGAGCTTATCCTGGATTAGAAGCGGAAGAAAGAGGTCAAGGAGAAGCAATTGCAAGAAATATTTTCGAAATGGCACGTTTAAAAACACCTATTATTTCGGTAATTATTGGTGAAGGTGCATCGGGTGGAGCATTAGGAATTGGTGTTGGTGATAGAGTATATATGTTAGAAAATACTTGGTATTCTGTAATTTCACCAGAATCATGTTCTTCTATTTTATGGAGAAGCTGGGAATACAAAGAACAAGCAGCTGAAGCTTTAAAATTAACGTCTTATGACATGAAAAAGCAAAAGTTAATCGATGATATTATTCCAGAACCTCTTGGGGGAGCACATTATGATAAAGAAACTACTTTTAAAACAGTAGAACAATATATTACTAAAGCTTATAATGAATTAAAAGATTTATCAACAAAAGATTTAGTATTACAGCGAATGGATAAATATAGTAAAATGGGCGAATTTAAAGAATAG
- the dnaB gene encoding replicative DNA helicase — translation MENIRNMNPIKVDKTTIINLEKGKLPPQALDLEEAVLGAMMIDKKGVDEVIDILQPDAFYKEAHKHIFEAIVQLFNETQPIDLLTVSAQLKKSGKLELSGGDFYLIQLTQKISSSAHIEFHSRIILQKFIQRSLIKISSEIIEESYDESTDVFDLLDKAESKLYEVTQGNIKRSSETAQSLVIQAKKRIEEIAGKEGLSGIATGFHNLDKLTSGWQPSDLIIIAARPGMGKTAFVLSMARNMAVDYGHPVALFSLEMSSVQLITRLISSETGLSSEKLRTGKLEKHEWEQLSIKVKNLEKAPLYIDDTPSLSIFDLRAKARRLSSQYGIKMIVVDYLQLMTAGGNGKGGGNREQEISTISRNLKALAKELNVPVIALSQLSRAVETRGSSKRPLLSDLRESGAIEQDADIVSFIYRPEYYKIDEWDDEERTPTQGQAEFIVAKHRNGGLDEIRLKFVGNLGKFENLDDFSSPFDSLPSKMNLDDSNPFITPNLPTPNEAFGSNMNSMEDDDSDVPF, via the coding sequence ATGGAAAATATCAGAAATATGAACCCGATAAAAGTAGATAAAACTACCATTATCAATTTGGAAAAAGGAAAACTACCTCCTCAAGCGTTAGACCTTGAAGAAGCTGTACTTGGCGCCATGATGATTGATAAAAAAGGGGTAGATGAGGTGATTGATATTTTGCAGCCAGATGCCTTTTATAAAGAGGCACACAAGCATATTTTTGAGGCAATTGTACAATTGTTTAACGAAACACAACCCATTGACTTATTAACCGTTTCTGCTCAATTAAAGAAAAGTGGAAAATTAGAACTTTCAGGTGGTGATTTTTACTTGATTCAGTTAACCCAAAAGATATCATCTTCGGCTCATATTGAGTTTCACTCACGTATCATTCTTCAAAAATTTATTCAACGAAGTTTAATTAAGATTTCAAGTGAAATTATCGAAGAATCCTATGATGAATCCACGGATGTATTTGATTTATTAGACAAAGCCGAATCAAAATTATACGAAGTAACACAAGGAAACATCAAACGTAGTTCTGAAACCGCACAAAGTTTAGTTATTCAGGCTAAAAAGCGTATTGAAGAAATTGCAGGAAAAGAAGGTCTGAGTGGAATTGCAACTGGCTTCCATAACTTAGACAAATTGACTTCAGGTTGGCAGCCTTCAGATTTAATTATTATTGCAGCTCGTCCAGGTATGGGTAAAACTGCTTTTGTGCTTTCTATGGCGCGAAATATGGCTGTAGATTATGGTCATCCCGTAGCTTTGTTCTCTTTAGAGATGTCCTCAGTTCAGCTAATTACACGTTTGATTTCATCTGAAACGGGTTTGTCCTCTGAAAAACTTCGTACAGGAAAATTAGAAAAACACGAGTGGGAGCAACTTTCGATAAAAGTAAAAAATCTGGAAAAAGCACCTTTATATATTGATGACACACCATCATTATCCATTTTTGATTTACGTGCAAAAGCCCGTAGACTTTCATCACAATATGGTATTAAAATGATTGTTGTTGATTATTTACAATTAATGACAGCTGGTGGAAATGGAAAAGGTGGTGGAAACCGTGAGCAAGAAATTTCAACCATTTCCCGTAACTTAAAAGCATTAGCAAAAGAATTAAATGTTCCGGTAATTGCACTTTCTCAGTTATCACGTGCTGTAGAAACACGTGGTTCAAGCAAAAGACCTTTGCTTTCCGATCTTCGTGAATCGGGGGCGATTGAGCAAGATGCCGATATCGTATCGTTTATATACCGACCAGAATATTATAAAATTGATGAATGGGATGATGAAGAACGTACACCAACACAAGGTCAGGCCGAATTTATAGTGGCAAAACACAGAAATGGAGGTTTAGATGAAATTCGTTTAAAATTCGTTGGTAATTTAGGAAAATTTGAAAACTTAGATGATTTTAGTTCGCCTTTTGATTCATTACCTTCAAAAATGAATTTAGATGATAGTAATCCATTCATTACGCCAAACCTACCAACGCCTAATGAAGCCTTTGGAAGTAATATGAATTCTATGGAAGACGACGATTCCGATGTTCCATTTTAA
- a CDS encoding sensor histidine kinase, with protein MNSISLENTELIKAVFFILLAFISMFLILVLFFYFSRKKIVQIEVDKKKLEIEHQKQLLKSVIVTQEEERQRIAQDLHDDISSKLNVVSINSHLLKTPNLTNDEIEEITNNIITFTQNALESSRRIAHNLLPPVLEKFGLNAGIEELVEEYNSTKKVKVVFENTINFDSSNIDKHLHVFRILQELLNNSIKHGNATDISIQFIKLEDQKVCIYTDNGLGFDLNNTDNQKGLGMRNIESRISFIGGKYSIDSKPNGGVKIIFNFK; from the coding sequence ATGAACTCAATTAGCTTAGAAAATACAGAATTAATCAAAGCCGTCTTTTTTATACTATTGGCTTTTATTTCTATGTTTTTGATTTTGGTTTTGTTTTTTTACTTCTCTAGAAAAAAAATTGTGCAAATAGAAGTTGATAAAAAAAAGTTAGAAATTGAACACCAAAAGCAATTACTAAAGTCTGTAATTGTAACCCAAGAAGAAGAACGACAACGCATTGCTCAAGACTTGCACGATGATATTAGCTCTAAGCTGAATGTAGTTTCAATAAATAGCCATTTGCTCAAAACACCAAATTTGACGAATGATGAAATTGAAGAAATCACCAATAATATTATCACCTTTACACAAAATGCTTTAGAAAGTTCTAGAAGAATTGCGCATAATTTATTGCCTCCTGTTTTGGAAAAATTTGGTTTAAATGCTGGTATCGAAGAACTTGTAGAGGAATATAATAGTACAAAAAAAGTTAAAGTTGTTTTTGAAAATACTATTAATTTTGATAGTTCAAATATTGATAAACATTTACATGTTTTTAGAATTTTACAAGAGTTACTAAATAATTCGATTAAACACGGAAATGCAACTGATATTTCAATCCAATTTATTAAATTAGAAGACCAAAAAGTTTGTATTTATACAGACAACGGATTAGGTTTTGATTTAAATAACACCGATAATCAAAAAGGTTTGGGAATGAGAAATATAGAAAGTAGAATTAGCTTTATTGGAGGAAAATATTCTATTGATTCAAAGCCTAATGGAGGTGTTAAAATTATATTTAATTTTAAATAA
- a CDS encoding response regulator transcription factor — translation MSEKIKIFLADDEELFRKGIFFLLNREENIEILFEASNGKELIDKLNESTHENLPDIIMMDLKMPLTNGVEATKIIHKNFPQIRIIALTSYNTKSFIANMINVGAASYLVKSSTPYDMLKTINEVAKKGFYYSDSVMEVIHQDVLSSGSSRTVLDEDFLTLREKEILELICKQYSSTEIADMMCLSTRTVDGHRNNLLLKTQSKNVAGLVIFAIQNKIVKLDEYNNS, via the coding sequence ATGAGCGAAAAAATAAAAATCTTTCTAGCGGACGATGAAGAGTTATTCCGAAAAGGAATCTTTTTTTTATTGAATAGAGAAGAAAACATCGAAATTCTTTTTGAAGCTTCAAATGGAAAAGAATTAATTGATAAACTCAACGAATCTACTCATGAAAATTTACCCGATATTATTATGATGGATTTAAAAATGCCATTAACTAATGGGGTTGAAGCAACAAAAATTATCCATAAAAATTTTCCTCAAATCAGAATTATAGCTTTAACAAGCTACAATACAAAGTCTTTTATAGCCAATATGATTAATGTTGGCGCAGCTTCTTATTTAGTTAAAAGTTCAACTCCATACGATATGTTAAAAACTATTAATGAAGTGGCAAAGAAAGGATTTTACTATAGTGATAGTGTGATGGAAGTTATTCATCAAGATGTTTTGTCAAGTGGAAGCTCTAGAACAGTATTAGATGAAGATTTTCTAACGCTTCGAGAAAAAGAAATCCTAGAACTAATTTGTAAGCAATACAGCTCCACAGAGATTGCAGACATGATGTGTCTTAGTACCAGAACTGTTGATGGGCACAGAAATAATCTACTATTAAAAACGCAATCAAAAAATGTTGCAGGATTAGTAATATTCGCTATTCAAAATAAAATTGTAAAACTCGACGAATATAATAATTCATAA
- a CDS encoding asparagine synthetase B, translating into MKAKLKYCCLALILLISFSSKAAFVLIPMEAEGQQNHLKAYGITYWALDKSYKVSWLLNYRGGSFLLPDAPEIRKECQVRGVTFELLSDASTNSILEEISAPSQNMETVVLEKAPKIAVYTPKGKQPWDDAVTMVLTYAEIPYTEIYDEEVLSDQLLLYDWLHLHHEDFTGQYGKFFGNYRNTPWYIQQKADAEALAKKLGYNKVSEEKLAVAKKIRDFVIGGGFMFAMCSATDSFDIALSAEGVDICEPMFDGDDSDANYQAQIDYSSTFAFKDYKLERQPMVYEFSDIDTTEEHGKGLFSMDKDYFTLMEYSAKWDPIPTMLCQNHTQLVKGFMGQTTAFAAEKVKSNILVMGECKINGEARYIHGTKGKGMFTFYGGHDPEDYQHRVGDAPTVLDLHPNSPGYRLILNNVLFPAARKKKLKT; encoded by the coding sequence ATGAAAGCAAAACTTAAATATTGTTGTTTAGCCCTTATTTTACTGATATCTTTCTCAAGTAAGGCTGCTTTTGTGTTAATTCCAATGGAAGCTGAAGGACAGCAAAATCATTTGAAAGCATATGGAATTACATATTGGGCTTTAGACAAAAGTTATAAAGTAAGTTGGTTGCTAAATTATAGAGGTGGTTCCTTTTTGCTTCCCGACGCACCCGAAATTAGAAAAGAATGTCAAGTTCGTGGCGTAACTTTTGAATTGCTTTCGGATGCTTCAACAAATTCAATTTTAGAAGAAATAAGCGCCCCATCACAAAATATGGAAACGGTAGTTTTAGAAAAAGCGCCTAAAATTGCAGTGTATACACCAAAAGGAAAACAACCTTGGGATGATGCTGTAACGATGGTTTTAACCTATGCCGAAATTCCATATACCGAAATTTATGATGAGGAAGTATTATCTGATCAACTATTATTATATGATTGGTTGCACTTACATCACGAAGATTTTACCGGTCAATATGGGAAGTTCTTTGGAAATTACAGAAATACACCTTGGTACATCCAACAAAAGGCAGATGCTGAAGCATTAGCAAAGAAATTAGGTTACAATAAAGTTTCTGAAGAGAAATTAGCCGTAGCCAAAAAAATAAGAGATTTTGTTATTGGTGGAGGATTCATGTTTGCCATGTGCTCTGCAACAGATAGCTTTGATATTGCACTTTCTGCAGAAGGTGTAGATATTTGTGAGCCAATGTTTGATGGTGATGATTCTGATGCAAATTATCAAGCGCAAATAGATTATTCTAGCACTTTTGCGTTCAAAGATTATAAATTGGAACGTCAACCTATGGTATATGAATTTTCTGATATTGATACCACAGAAGAACACGGAAAAGGTTTGTTTTCAATGGATAAAGATTATTTTACATTAATGGAATATTCTGCAAAATGGGATCCAATTCCTACAATGTTATGTCAAAATCACACACAATTAGTAAAAGGGTTTATGGGGCAAACAACTGCTTTTGCAGCAGAAAAAGTAAAGTCAAATATTTTAGTGATGGGCGAATGTAAAATCAATGGAGAAGCCCGCTACATTCATGGAACTAAAGGAAAAGGAATGTTTACTTTTTATGGAGGTCACGATCCAGAAGATTATCAACATAGAGTAGGTGATGCTCCAACTGTTTTAGATTTGCATCCAAATTCGCCAGGGTATCGTTTGATTTTAAATAACGTTTTATTTCCAGCAGCAAGAAAGAAAAAGTTAAAAACATAA